The Alosa alosa isolate M-15738 ecotype Scorff River chromosome 17, AALO_Geno_1.1, whole genome shotgun sequence genomic sequence TTTGTTTGCAGTAGTAACATACTGTTCTCTTTTTGGTCAAACTGAATCTATATTTGAATTTGGAACAATTAAGTCACAGATTATAATAAAGGGTTTTTTATGCAGAAAGTGTCGAACTTCATCTCATGCTTGCTTTGATTGATCCAAAATGAATCTCGGACGCTCAGGGGCCAACGTCACTTTACAACTATTCTGACGCACTCTAGCAAATACCACGCGACAAGAGCGAAGAAGATGGCGACTGTTACGCTACTATGCGAGTAATCCAAGTGCTGTGAAGAAGCTCGGTATGATAAATAGTTGACTTTCACACTTTTTAGCTCACCTAGATAGCATAGTACAGATATCGCCATGGCTTAGCGATAGCTGTGACCTTGAATAACGAAGTTGCTTTCACTGAATGTTTTGATATTGTGAGCTGGTAGATAGCTCGCTAGGCTAGCATGTAGCAAGAGATAAGTAACGTTAAGCGCTTAGTGAGCTGCCCGGACAGCTGAACCTAGCTAGCcaactttattgttttttttgtgtgcgaCTGTTGAGTATAGCGAAGATTAAACATGAAGTGATGACTGATCATCAGTATACCATCATTTTGTCAGCTTTGATCAAGACACGGGCACGGCCAACTAGACGGCTTGATGACAAATAACATTACAGGGTGACATAGAATACTCCGTTCTTAGCGCGCTTAAAGGATTTGTTAGCCAtataacgttagctagaatGCTAATGTTCACAGTGAGGGACTAATAATGGCTAATGCTAATTTCATGATAGCGGTTGACTTGTGAATGAGCTAAAACAAATGCAAGTCAAAAGGTTTGTTCTTAGAATGTAAAAAACCCCGTTTTAATCGTGTCCCTTGATTATGGCTACTTATTAGCAAGGTTAAAGTTACATAGTAAGCTAACGTTTACCATCGTTAAGTTACTTATGTTACCATCCAAGTTTTTAACAATGTAACGTTATAGTTCATTACCGTTAAAGGCAAGTTGCCACTTGCCACTGATGTTGGTTCTGTAAGTTGTTGCCTATGTAGACTATCTGATgaccagtgttttgttttttgtgtttcaAGCCCAGTTTGTCATATATAATCAGGCAACGTGGGTGGATCAATTCACCTGCCGTGTTAAACTAGACGTTAGTGCCTATGAATAGCTTTCTTATCTATTTAGCTGCAGCAGCTAATATTAGCTAAGCTAGCTACTGTTAGCCGTGTGCACTTGTTCTAATATCAACGTCTTTAGGCTAGCTAAACATGATCTAACTTTACTCTGTGAGGCTAGTTAACATTGGATCAGCATTCGTTTCATACATTTGTTGGGCAGATTCTTAGATGGAACCCTTGTGTCAGCTATCTCACTAGGTACCCAAGAGCTTAGCTTCATGGAACTGTGCCCAGCTTTAGTAATCACAGCATGCTTATATGAACAAGGCAAACTTCAAAGGTATGGGACTAGCTGGCGGCGCAGTCATAAAGAATCCGAGGGTATTTCAAGTTTGCTAACGTTATGTTATCTCGCCCCGGAGAGCTGTGAGAGCTTAAAACGATTAAAACAAGTTTGATATATTTGAtttgatatatactgtatgtctagaCTGAGAGATTTAAACTTAATTCAATTTATTAacttctctccccccccctttttCCTTTGATTTTCTGTTTCGATCTTCatctgccccctcccctccccctccccctccatccaCCATCCCTCTGTTTATGTCTCTGTAacacccactcccacacacacccctcctctcctctctcctgtagAGCGATGATGCCGTGGCAGGTCCTTGTTTCTCTGCTCCCTGGCCTGGCTCCGGTGACGTGAGTTCTCAGAGAGGCGAGAGGCGCATCAGccgcctctctctgtctccgcctcaccccacccacccccccgtCACCTCATATCGTCTTTgtcacccccacctccccacacacacacacattggtggcGATGGACCGGTGCCGCCACGTGTTCCGCTTGCGCTTAGCGCGCGACCACTCCATCCTGAACCCGCAGAAGTGGCACTGCGCCGTGTGCAACACCACCGAGTCGGTGTGGGCGTGCCTGAGCTGCTCGCACGTGGCCTGCGGCCGCTACATCGAGGAGCACGCGCTGCGGCACTACGAGGAGCAGCGCCACCCGCTGGCGCTGGAGGTCAATGAGCTCTACGTCTTCTGCTACGCCTGCGACGACTACGTGCTCAACGACAACGCCACGGGCGACCTCAAGCTGCTCCGCAGCACGCTCAGCGCCATCAAGACGCAGAAGTATGACGAGGTCACCGCCGCCACGCGCAGTGGACGCACACTCAGGTGAGGCCCTGCCGGTCACTATGGATACGGGAGTATCCACCTCACAAATGATTTCCTGTTGTTAGGttaacacacacagtggacacaGTACGCCGATGCCCTGGTGTCCATGGACGTGGCCATTATACCAAGATTAGGAATAAGTTGTTTGATTTTATGAGTTTGTGAGCCAGTTATATCTTGTGTAGGCACATTTGTCAGTATGAGTGGACAGTTCTATTTTGCACTCACTTAGATTAGGAAGTAAAGAGTGAGTTCTACTCAGGTTCTTCCTCCTCAGGTGCTTCATGTGCTTCCTTTCCCATGCCATATCTGTGCATCCTCCATAGTGTGGCACGTTCATGCTAATgttgtgaaatgaatgaataaataattgaaTGAATGATTGATTTGCGGTAGGTTTTTTATTGCTGTGCTGACAGCTGTCAGTCCTGTGTTTGGTTCTAaagttgtgtctgtgtttggtgGCAGGTCGTCGGCTCTCAGCGCTCTGGTCGGGGACGGTCTCGGCGGAAACCTGCGCGACCAGGAGCTGCAGCTGCGTGACGAGGACCGCATGTTCACCGCCCTGTGGCACCGGCGACGGGCCCTGATTGGCCGTGCCTTCCGCGTGTGGCTGTCACAGACGTCGGGCGGCCAGCGGCTcctggaagaggagagaaagcaggaggaggaggaggagcgcaaGAAGGAGGCGCGTGAGAAGAGGCGCTCCCTCAAGCGTCGGCAGAAGGAGCAGCTGGAGAAAGCCCCGCCCAGGAAGAGTAGTCGCCTCCGAAGGCGGAACCAGAGGACTGTTGCCCCGGCAACGGTGGAGGTGCCGCCGGCAGCACCGCCGATGAAAGCGGGGAAGgttgggaggaagaggagaaagagccTCAGCCCGGTCCGAGCCACTACGCCCAAACGACGCGTCGGGCGCCCACGCCGCTCCGAGACGGCGACGGCGGCGGCAGTGGAGAAAGCGCCGCGGCGAGCGCGAAGCCTCAAGACGCCCACGCCTGCGCCCGCCCCGTCCCCCAGAGCCAAACCCAAAACGCCGGCCAAACGAGGCCCCAGCCGCAAGCGGACCCCCgccgccccccctccccctcctcccgcCAAGAAAAGCGGCGGCGACTCGCCCATCAAGCGGCGCCCCACGGTGACCCCAGGCGTCACCGGCCTGCGTAACCTGGGCAACACGTGCTACATGAACTCCATCCTACAGGTGCTCAGTCACCTGCACCTGTTCCGCGAGTGCTTCCTGCGCCTCGACCTCAGCCAGGCGCTCGAGGCGCTCCTCGCCTCCGCCGTCAACGGCAAGCTGGCGGCCGCCAAGGGCCTGGCCCACGCGCCACCGGTCTCCCCGTCGAGCCTCCTCTGTCTCGGCCCTGGCCCCTCCGCGTCCCAGCCCAAGAGCCTGCACCAGCAGCAGGGCCCGGGCCGGTGGAGCGTCCTGATTGGCCGCGGCCTCAGCGGCGGCGCCGCCCCCTCGCGCTCGCGGAGCATGGAGCTGATCCAGCCCAAGGAGCCGAGCTCCACGCACCTGTCGCTGTGCCACGAGCTGCACACGCTCTTCCAGGTCATGTGGTCGGGCAAGTGGGCGCTGGTCTCGCCCTTCGCCATGCTCCACTCCGTCTGGCAGCTCATCCCGGCCTTCCGCGGCTACGCCCAGCAGGACGCGCAGGAGTTCCTCTGCGAGCTGCTGGACAAGGTCCAGCGCGAGCTGGAGACCAGCGGCGGAGGGGGGGAGGTGGCGTACACACACCCGGCCCACACCTCCGTAGCAGCGGCTGCAGGAGGAGGGTCAGTGACCCAAAGGAAACTCATTAAGCAGGTGCTAAGTGTGGTCAACACCATCTTCCATGGACAGCTACTCAGCCAGGTCAGACTCACACTAGACATTTTATACACATGGCTCATACATAGGCATATAGtgtgtgtacaaacacacacacacacacatactcactctgtctctttcatgcacacacaaattgcccttgcacattcacacactggcCCACACCCACATTGCACatgcactttcacacacacacacacacaaacacctctcctctttccctctttctttttgtctctctctctctctctctctcacacacacacacacacacacacacacacacacacacacactggcccacAAATTGCCcttgcacattcacacatttaGTGCATagtcaatcatacacacacccacataacaCGCATGGCACGACACACAGCATAATAGTGTACACACTAAGAATGAGTTTTTGAGCTCGGTGTGATGGGTCATAGTTGACCTATGCTGGCATAAGTTAAACAACAGTATTTGCTCATTAGAAGCTGCCTAGTggaactttaaacagtgtgtgtgaccTTGTACGACAGAAAGGCCTAGTAGACAACAAAGTAGACAACAAAACAGGGTTGTCAACCCGAACAACAAACTGTGAATAGACGCTTAAATTGTGTCTCTTTTGTTTTATACAGTCTACAAAATGTAGTAGTATTTGACAATGTAGCAGTATTCTCCAGTATGCTGTGTACTAGCTTGCGtgttctgtttgtgtctgtctgtctgtctctatggtGATCTCTGGTCATTCTCACGGGTCGCTGCTCATGTCCCACTGACGTGCTTGCTGTCTAATGATTTCCCCATCCTACCTGTCTGCGTGGTGTTATTGGCCGTAGGGCTGGGAATCACTGAGCAACTCATGGATCGATACTGTCGTACTTTACCCATGAtggtgatggtaattttgataccatagatttaatagagacccagtcagaccaatagtatgaaaaatcaggaacagactttatttacaatgatgcgcatcaagggagagacagcatgacttcacctaaagatccatcaactgctctaactagacaaggaaatagttagggtttaagtatccttccaggctgacgggagatggcgttggtcatcccatctcacgtggactacactgaatcagaccccgattagtggcagcctggcaatccggagcagatagctactgacgcagccatgcagaacagtgaaacactgcaaagtcataatatttctgcttatctctaaacagtcacacacagatatacacagggacagtacagatatcatacagtcattacatagaatcatacttttagtatcaaagtgacccactaatgagaaatgcagaacattaaaccacatattggacataatgcagaacattaaaccatatattggaatattggacataatgttctattccactttctctcagtagTGATCACAATGCAGCGATTCTACAATACTTAATACATTGTAAAAGATTCATCTACGATAACATCACaatcagggtttccgttgtccggtaattaccggacattggccggaaaaaaaatgaaatgtctgacaaaattaaatctctccggtgaaattgtccgattgaaattggctaataatcccgtcccctaacgcaatctgaatttgagaataagccttaatatgtaaacctatattatacgtcctctggctatgtttttaaatgaacaggctctaccgtttgaaaagtaagctattaaacaacacgcttagcctatgctgcatttcaaatagggaAGACGCTTTAAAACGCCCATGTTAAaaaacgaacaaatgagtgaggcggttcaaacatggccaggcccaggcagactagacttaaaagttttttcagaggccagacgcgatggatgatgataaattggtaacgtctgaagcctcagatgtccggtcaactccaccaccaccagataaaaagcagaagtgtcgggcgtatgtcggaatcagtgacattggaagtggagttgcggggggtgcagccgctccaagacactatcattctctgtgtacactggacatgcaaagtgttctttacccaaagcatacagtaggccaatgcgttctctgtctatgatctgcagggttagggcctcctcgacgaggagattaccggtccgcggataatttctggAACAATAAaatggtatcattgaaccgcggccgaaagaaaaagaaactaaacatttcccagaataggaaacatttcttaatttattgttatcaaataaagaggcatagtattagggggtagtggtgtgagcgctcattcttgggtgtgcgcatctgtgtaagttaaacagtcaccactggagataacgtgggtagcagcaacaaacaacgtagcctttttaaaacaatgaatgaagcggactcttgctgtccatgaaaagatactggctagatcttgtcaggcatgtttaagttaggctaatgaacatgttgcattctatacatcctgattatgtcattctttaagctacatagcctgtctccagttttcctaaatttgactaattaagaagcgataataggatatttgaccggcatatcatcaaaatgtccggaaaacgaaacccggcaccatttttttctagcggaaactctgatcACAATATCTGTGTACATGAATGAGAAGATAAATGGCAAAAAGCTGGAATGATGTATTTTATTCACTGCATTTCACAACTGAACTGAAACTGAACAAAGTGCATAGAGTCACCGCAAGGATACTTGAGGTAGTGACTGTGGTCAAAGAATGAAACCGTTTAGAATCTGAATTTTAAAATTGAATATGTTAGTAAAAATATTGATTTGGCTCCAGCAAATCACAAAAAGAAGCTGTAAGATATTACTTTATTGGTATTGTGTCTGACCCTAACTGGCCGCTTGTCTTCTTGGCTCAGGTGACGTGCCTGGCGTGCGACCATCGCTCCAACACGGTGGAGCCCTTCTGGGACTTGTCGCTGGAGTTCCCCCAGCGTTACCACAGCAACAGCAAGGAGCCACAGGGCCAGTGCCTTCTGACGGAGATGCTGGCCAAGTTTACCGAGACGGAAGCCTTGGAGGGCAGCATCTACGCTTGCGAGCAGTGCAACAGTgagtgtatatacacacacaccatctatgCCTGCGAGCAGTGCAGCAGTGAGTGTAtatacgcacagacacacacacgcgcacacacacaccatctatgCCTGCGAGCAGTGCAgcagtgagtacacacacacacactgcttattTCAGGGCTCAAGTTGAACTGATAACAAAGAGAGATTCTATTATCATTTCATACACTTTGTTCACTGCACCTGCATGTCCTGCTTTCCTCCtcactatctctttctttctctctctctctctttctttctttctttctttctttcttttctcccagATAAGCGTCGACGAGCCTCTAAATCAGTGCTTCTGACTGAAGCTCAGAAGCAGCTCATGATCCACAAACTGCCTCATGTACTACGACTACACCTCAAACGTTTCAGGTAAAaacgcacactcactcattcactcactcattcagtcccatacacacatgaacacacactctgaaaTGGCTTACGATCCACAAACTGCCTCATATACCACGCACATAAGCACACGTTCAAAAAACTAAATGCACAGGAGACGCTGTACAGCAAATCCCTCTGGTTAATACACTCTCGCACGAAGGGGTTATACAGTCAGACAGTCTGACGcataccttacacacacacacatacactcacactcacacacacacacacacacacacacacacacacacacacacacactctcaaagcGCTCTTAAGAAACCACATTAAACCCAGCATGACTCAGACTATCATTTATCACTAGGCCACAATGAATCTAGTCACTTGAGTCATTAATCTAACAAcacactttctctgtgtgtgtgtgtgtcatcaggtGGTCAGGGCGAAACCACAGAGAGAAGATAGGTGTGCATGTCACCTTTGACCAGACCTTGAACATGGAGCCGTACTGCTGCCGAGACTCCGCCCCTTCTGgcactcacttcctgtatgAGCTTTCTGCTGTGGTGATGCATCATGGGAAGGGCTTTGGCTCTGGACATTACACTGCCTACTGCTATAACACAGAGGGAGGTAAGGTATTaccacgtgcgcacacacacacacacacacacacacaaaaagagtaCCTGCTATAATGACACTCTAAAACTACTTTCTAATGTTGCAAGAAGTAATTGCCCTTTTGAGATCAATAAAGTACAACTATTTATCAAACAAGTAGTGATGTTGGGGACATTCAACACCGAAATACATGGACACTTTGATCACACAAGTGACTCCTAGTCGCTTTGTAAATTAAATGTGAAGTGTAATTATGAAATTTAATTtacctttgctctctctctctctctctctacctctctacctctctctctccctctctctctctctacctatctctctctctctctctctctctctctctacctccctctctacGGTTGCAGGTTTTTGGGTGCACTGTAACGACTCTAAGATGAGCATATGTTCAGTGGAGGAGGTGTGCAAGGCTCAGGCCTACATCCTCTTTTACACACAGCACCTTTCTCAGGACAAAGTCAAGAGTGCCGCCTaacctctctcactcacacacacaccctcgagCCTCCCTCTGCTCTGAAAATATGGACTTcaagcagttgtgtgtgtgtgtgtgcgtggtgcgtttttatttgtgtatttttgtacaTGATGTGTATAGGTTGTATTTTAGTTCTTTGTGGTCATTGCTGTTTTTATATTGTGTGTAATTCTTCTGACAGGCCTTACCATATCTTGGCACTCACACTTAGGGCAGCTGacgacaaagtgtgtgtgtgtgtgtgtgtgtgagagggtctTAAACATATGTCTTTGTATGggtttgcgtgcatgtgtgtgtgggagagggagataagAGAATGTTTTTAATTTACGTATGCTTGTGTATGCAGCTGTATACAAGtgcaatagatagatagagagagagtgtgtgtgtgtgtgtttttgtttgtttgtttgttttaagtaTAAAACTGACACCAGCTCATCATTCAGGTCTGGCAACCTCTTCGAAGAGAATTATTTTATTACGCCCCATCAGTAATGTCTGTGTTACCCTCAGCAGTCAAAGTGCAGTTTGAATGTGTTCCATTCTTCAGTGGACCAGTTCTCCTCCAAAACCCCAGTCTGGATTTTTACAGATTGGGGTGTCCTATTCTGGGTGTGTCCCTCCACACACCCCTGGCTAACAGGAAATGAAATAACAGGATGCACTAAAACTCGGCGTTCCGTCGAACAAATGCGTGTATTGGTTTTCCTGTTTTTATATCCGTCAGAGAGAAGTGCCCTTTGTGACATCACAAttggaacatttttttttgtttatcaaTGAAGATAATTTTTAAAAACTCAAAATTTGGGGAAAttctgtaaaaaaaagaaaaagatttcTATTTTTATAACATACTTGGAAGTTTCTGGGTGACCTTGGGcttttttgataaaaaaaaatatatatttttatgtgtAGTTATTTCTTTCCGTAATTCAGTCAACACCAGCAGCATATTGTGTGACCAGTATTACTTGagaatctgagtgtgtgtttgtgtgtttgtttgtactttGAAGTGTAAATAATCTGAAGAACATGCTGTGTAATGTACCATACttgcatcacaaacacacacacagtcacacttttCCAGAccacatatatacacagtacAGAAAGCAATACTATGCAAACTGTTACCTcaatttctagaaaaaaaaatacctcaATAAAAGGagaatattttttcatttttctaaACTGACTGACATTCTTGTGTTGCTCATACGTCATCATCAGTCTGTCATCCTTGGCTCACCTGTGAAGGTCCAGAGTATTCATTTGATTTCTATATCGGCAATAACCTGTGTGGTGGAGCATCTGCAACGGCACCGACTGACCGTCAACCCGAGTTCCATTCCCACCACTGCGAGTCCGTGActctttggacaaaagcatctgctaaatatcagtcaactttTAATCTAATTTTTgcgacacattcatacacacacacacaaacctgaagACTGGAGAATGTACATACATTGTACAgaattcaattatatatttattgattaattcaatattttttttttaaaaaaaaaaaagacatttcagGGTTTCAAAATGAAATTCTACATTCTGAGGCagcagtgtatatatatataatattatctgATATAGAAATATCATccgatattataaaaaatatcatCTGATATTATAAAGACTTATGACATGGAACGCTGTGAAATGAGAGGcattggaagggcaaggggctTTCTGGGTAGGGGGGCAGAGTGTGGGATGAAGGTAGTCAAGGTCAAGGTGCCCTTCACAGAATTCTTACGACCCTTGGCAGCACACAGCCGACTCTGGGGCATTTCTGGGCCAGAACGGGACCTAGTCCCGCAAGAGACCTCGGCTGCCGCTGGGCAGAGTCCGTTTCCTAAAAAGCATAAAATGGCAGCGAGGAACAATGAGGCAAAACAACTTTTACACATAGGCCACTATGCGGTCATTTGACCAATTTCTGCCCGGTCAGCCCACAGCGTTGCCCCTGTCCTGAATGGTTCTAGGCCTCTGTGCGTATGGCGTAAGGTCACCAGGTAGCCACAGCACACAGCGCTAACTCTGTTAGCATGCCCGGCAGCCCAGCACCTCCAGCCCAATGTAAGCAGTAGTGAAAGCCAGCCGTGGGTTACTTTTAGCTCCCTTTAAATGACGTTTAGGTTGTTTAGTTTTTCGCATAGATGACgcgtatacagtacagtacgtGCTGATGCATACACGCATCACTGTGATTCAAAACATCCATTCCACCCATGTTACCTAGGGGTTCAGGATGTggcccttagtgtgtgtgtgtgtgtgtgtgtgtagtgtggatCTGGTGGTTACTAACACCGTTCCTTCCTGCATTATTGATGGAGCAgtggagggagggtgtgtgtgtgtgtgcgtatgtcttTGAGCCTTCGATGGAGAGTGTGAATCTTTTGGTTGCTATCACTTTCCTGCCGAAACAGCAgagtgggactgtgtgtgtgtgtgtgtgaatagtggTCCCCTCCACTGCTCACCATGTCCTTGCAGGTGGGTTACagcaggatggtgtgtgtgtatatttgtgcatatgtgtgtgtgtatgtgtgcgtgtgtgtgtgtgtgtgtgtgtgtctgcctgcatctgcgtgcatctgtgtgcgcgtgtgtgtatgtgcgtgtgtgtgtgtgtatgtgtctgtatatgtccatttgtgtgtgtgtgtatgtgtgtgtgcgtgtggatgtgcatgtgtgtacgtccgtgtctgagtgtgtatgtgcgtgtgtgtgtatgtacatgtgggtgtgtgtgcgtgcgtgtctgagtgtgtgtttgtgcatgtgtgtgtgggtttgtgtgtgtgtgtatgtgcaagtgcatgtgtgggcgtgggtgtgcgtgtgtgtgtgtgttggattctTGGGGGTTACTAACACCGCTCCTTCCCGCAATATTGATGGAGCAgtgggagggagggtgtgtgtgtgtgtgcgcatgtctcTTTGAGCCTTCGATGGAGAGTGTGAATCTTTTGGTTGCTATCACTTTCCCGCCTAAACAGCAGGAAAgcgggactgtgtgtgtgtgtgtgaatagtggTCCCCCACTGCTCACCGGCGTCCTTGCAGGTGGGTTACagcaggatggtgtgtgtgtatatttgtgcatatgtgtgtgtatgtgtgcgcggtgtgtgtgtgtgtgtgtctgtcttcgCATCTGCGCATCTGTGCGcggtgtggcgtgtgtgtgtgtgtatgtgtctgtatatgtccatttgtgtgtgtgtatgtgtgtgtgcggtgggatgtgcatgtgtacgtCCGCGGtctggagtgtgtatgtgctgtgtgtgtatgtgttacgtggggtgtgtgcgcgcaggcctggagtgtgtgtgtttgtgcatgtgtgtgtgggtttgtgtgtgtgtgtatgtgcaagtgcatgtgtgggcgtgggtgtgcgtgtgtgtgtgtgtcagtagtcGTCCCCCCTGCTGACCACCTCCTTGCAGGTGGGTCGCAGCAGAATGGTGTGCTCGAACTGGGCTGTGTGGCTGCCCTTGGCGTCACAGAGTGGCGGGTATGGGTCGATGATGCCCAGGTCGCACAGGTTCTTGAGCGCCATCAGGTACTTGCTCTCGCCCAGCCTGTCCAACCAGCGGCGGCAAAACGCCAGCGTGCCGAAGTTCTCGTTGATCACGTTCAGCAGGTGCTTGGCACGAGGTAGC encodes the following:
- the usp44 gene encoding ubiquitin carboxyl-terminal hydrolase 44, producing MDRCRHVFRLRLARDHSILNPQKWHCAVCNTTESVWACLSCSHVACGRYIEEHALRHYEEQRHPLALEVNELYVFCYACDDYVLNDNATGDLKLLRSTLSAIKTQKYDEVTAATRSGRTLRSSALSALVGDGLGGNLRDQELQLRDEDRMFTALWHRRRALIGRAFRVWLSQTSGGQRLLEEERKQEEEEERKKEAREKRRSLKRRQKEQLEKAPPRKSSRLRRRNQRTVAPATVEVPPAAPPMKAGKVGRKRRKSLSPVRATTPKRRVGRPRRSETATAAAVEKAPRRARSLKTPTPAPAPSPRAKPKTPAKRGPSRKRTPAAPPPPPPAKKSGGDSPIKRRPTVTPGVTGLRNLGNTCYMNSILQVLSHLHLFRECFLRLDLSQALEALLASAVNGKLAAAKGLAHAPPVSPSSLLCLGPGPSASQPKSLHQQQGPGRWSVLIGRGLSGGAAPSRSRSMELIQPKEPSSTHLSLCHELHTLFQVMWSGKWALVSPFAMLHSVWQLIPAFRGYAQQDAQEFLCELLDKVQRELETSGGGGEVAYTHPAHTSVAAAAGGGSVTQRKLIKQVLSVVNTIFHGQLLSQVTCLACDHRSNTVEPFWDLSLEFPQRYHSNSKEPQGQCLLTEMLAKFTETEALEGSIYACEQCNNKRRRASKSVLLTEAQKQLMIHKLPHVLRLHLKRFRWSGRNHREKIGVHVTFDQTLNMEPYCCRDSAPSGTHFLYELSAVVMHHGKGFGSGHYTAYCYNTEGGFWVHCNDSKMSICSVEEVCKAQAYILFYTQHLSQDKVKSAA